A section of the Euwallacea similis isolate ESF13 chromosome 9, ESF131.1, whole genome shotgun sequence genome encodes:
- the Acyp2 gene encoding acylphosphatase-2 isoform X1: MSSNERLRAVDFEVFGRVQGVFFRKVRFPICEYCSCIYTEKEAKKLGLKGWCLNTPNDTVKGVLEGVPSKLEEMKKWLQKTGSPQSRIDTAIFSNEHDISEYSFDSFSIKH; this comes from the exons ATGAGCTCGAACGAGCGACTACGGGCGGTAGATTTTGAAGTGTTTGGTCGGGTGCAAG GAGTTTTCTTCAGGAAGGTAAGGTTTCCAATATGTGAATATTGTTCTTGTATA TATACAGAGAAAGAAGCAAAAAAGCTAGGACTGAAAGGATGGTGCCTGAACACACCTAATGATACAGTAAAAGGAGTTTTGGAAGGAGTTCCAtcaaaattggaagaaat GAAGAAATGGCTGCAGAAAACTGGAAGTCCTCAGTCAAGGATCGATACTGCgattttttctaatgaacATGACATTTCTGAGTATTCATTTGATTCTTTTAGTATTAAACATTAG
- the Acyp2 gene encoding acylphosphatase-2 isoform X2, translating into MSSNERLRAVDFEVFGRVQGVFFRKYTEKEAKKLGLKGWCLNTPNDTVKGVLEGVPSKLEEMKKWLQKTGSPQSRIDTAIFSNEHDISEYSFDSFSIKH; encoded by the exons ATGAGCTCGAACGAGCGACTACGGGCGGTAGATTTTGAAGTGTTTGGTCGGGTGCAAG GAGTTTTCTTCAGGAAG TATACAGAGAAAGAAGCAAAAAAGCTAGGACTGAAAGGATGGTGCCTGAACACACCTAATGATACAGTAAAAGGAGTTTTGGAAGGAGTTCCAtcaaaattggaagaaat GAAGAAATGGCTGCAGAAAACTGGAAGTCCTCAGTCAAGGATCGATACTGCgattttttctaatgaacATGACATTTCTGAGTATTCATTTGATTCTTTTAGTATTAAACATTAG